CCCCATACCCGGGCCACCACCACCATGTGGAATGCAGAATGTTTTATGTAGATTTAAGTGTGATACGTCAGAGCCAATAAAGCCCGGTGACGTAATACCCACTTGTGCATTCATGTTGGCTCCGTCCATATACACTTGGCCGCCATTTTCATGCACGATGTCACAAATTTGCTGAATAGTTTCTTCATATACACCATGCGTAGATGGGTACGTAACCATTAAGCACGAAAGCTGATCTTTTAGCTCGGTTGCTTTTGCGGTTAAGTCGGCAATGTCGATATTCCCTTTTTTATCGCACTCTACCACGACCACTTTCATGCTTGCCATTTGTGCTGAGGCTGGGTTAGTTCCGTGTGCAGAACTAGGAATTAAGCAAATATTACGGTGCGAGTCGCCACGGCTTTCATGGTACTTTTGAATTGCGATTAGGCCTGCATATTCCCCTTGCGCACCTGAATTAGGCTGCATAGAAAGTGCATCATACCCTGTGATGTCGATTAACCAGTCAGACAGTTCGTTTATCATTTTGTGATAACCTTTTGCCTGCTCGTTAGGGCAGAAAGGATGCATATTGGCAAACTCTGGCCATGTAATTGGGATCATCTCTGCGGTTGCATTTAGCTTCATGGTGCATGAGCCTAGCGAGATCATTGAGTGATTTAACGCTAAATCTTTATTCTCAAGACGCTTAATATAGCGCAGCATGTCTGTTTCAGAGTGATAGCTGTTGAAGTTTGCATGGGTTAGTACTGCGTCTTGTCTTACAAACTCTTCTGGTATGGCATTAGTACCATTTGCCATTACTTCGTCGTCAAGTTGTTCTACGTCTAAACCGTGCTGTTTGTTTAAGATAATATCGAATAGCTCAGCAATGTCTTGGCGTGTGGTTGCTTCGCTTAAAGAAATAGAGATGGCACCGTCTATGTCGCTGCGCAGGTTCACTTGATGCTGCTCTGCACGTGCAATGATGTCGGCTTTATGATCCGTTTTAAACGTAATGGTATCAAACCATGTGTCGTGCATAAGTTGCACGCCACTTTTTTGTAAGCCTGACGCTAAAATATCGGTTAAACGGTGAATGCGCTGTGCAATGGTTTTAAGGCCAACTGGTCCGTGGTATACCGCGTAAAACGATGCCATGTTAGCGAGTAATACTTGCGCTGTACAAATGTTAGAGTTGGCTTTTTCGCGGCGAATATGTTGCTCGCGCGTTTGCATTGCCATGCGTAATGCTGGATTGCCACGGCGATCTTTTGAAACACCAATAATGCGACCTGGTAATGAGCGTTTGTGTTTGTCTTTCGTGGCAAAAAATGCTGCATGAGGGCCACCGTAACACATTGGTACACCAAAGCGCTGGGCTGAACCTAGTACCACATCTGCCCCCATTGAGCCCGGCGATTTTAATAACATTAAGCTCATAATATCAGCCGCAATAGCAACTACGGCTTTGTTGGCTTGTGCTGCAGCTATAATGGGTTCGATATTGTTAATTTCGCCCGAAGTTGATGTGTATTGTAGTAAGGCACCAAATATATCTTCACGGTCGGCAATTTCATTTTTATTGCCAACGACTATGTCAAACCCAAACATTTCTGCACGCATTCTTACTACGTCGATGGTTTGTGGGTGCACGTCGTCAGCAATAAAGTAGGTATTTGCTTTTTTGTTTTTTGATACACGCTTAGCTAACGCCATGGCTTCGGCCGCCGCAGTGGCTTCGTCTAGTAACGACGCACTGGCTAGCTCCATGCCGGTTAAATCTAATGTGATTTGTTGAAAGTTTAATAACGCTTCTAAACGACCTTGTGCAATTTCTGGCTGATACGGTGTGTATGCCGTGTACCAACCTGGATTTTCTAATACGTTTCTTAAAATTACATTAGGCGTTAATGTTGGGTGATACCCGTTACCAATGTATGACTTAAAGACTTTGTTTTCTTTTGCGATACTTTTTAAATAATTAAGTGCGTCTACTTCTGTTCGGCTGTCGCCAATGTTAAGTGACTGAGGTAATTTGATTGACTCTGGAACAGTTTGTGAAATCAATTCATCCATACTGTTAAGCCCCATGCTATTTAACATGGCTTCTGTTTGCACAGCATCAGGGCCTATGTGGCGCTGTATAAAATCTTGTTTTTGTTCAAGATGCTCTAGTGAATTGACTGTAGTATTAGTCATTAGTTTTGATACCTCTTACACAAATAGGATACAAATTTTATTAATCATTAGCGCCACGATGACTCAGCTTTGAAAGGTTAACACGCCTAATTATTGGTAGCTTAAGTTCGGTTCGCAGCGGTTTCGTATTACTCCCACACCATAATAAATCGGCATGAGATAAAAAGTAGTCACGCAATAAAAAATAAAGCCTCGACTATTGCGAGGCTTAAAAAGTAACAACTAAAAATTAGTCTTCGTCGATGCTGTTTTGGTAACCTTCAGCATCCAGTAAGTTAGATAGCTCAGAGTCATCCGATGCTTTAACTTTGAATAACCAGCCATCGCCGTATGGGTCTGAGTTTACCGTTTCTGGTGAATCTTCTAGATCGCCATTCACTGCAACTATTTCACCGCTAAGTGGTGAATAAATATCAGACGCTGCTTTTACTGACTCTGCCACTGCACAGTCATCGCCAGCATCAACATCATCACCAACTTCAGGAAGCTCAACAAATACCATATCACCAAGCAACTCTTGTGCGTGCTCAGTAATACCTACTGTAAACGTACCGTCGCCTTCATTACGAACCCATTCGTGTGACGTAGCATATTTTAAATCTTCAGGAATATTACTCATTATTCTTTTTCCTTAACTTTTATAGTTGAAGCTATAGTTGAAGCCATTTATGTTGAGCTTTTTAATTATTGGTCTTATCAGTTTAGATAGTTTTTTGCTTCAGTAGTTAATGAGAATTAAATACGCAAAAACAGATGAAACACGTTTATCCACTACTATATTAGAATACTTTTTTACCTTGGCGAACAAAACTTGGTTTAATCACTTTTACTGTGACCAATTTTTTACGCATTTCAACTTGCGCTGTGTCACCCACACTTGCAGGCACACGCGCCATTGCAATGCTGTGACCCAAGGTTGGTGAAAATGTGCCTGATGTGATCACGCCTTCGCCACCGTCTACAATGACTTTTAATCCGCTACGCAGTACGCCTTTTTCTTCTAGCACTAAGCCGACTAGTTTGTCTGTGCCCTGCGCTTTTTGCTGTTCAAGTGCAGTGCGGCCAATGAAGTCGCGCTCTTCCGGTTGCCATGCAATTGTCCAGCCCATGTTAGCTGCTAACGGTGATACGGTTTCATCCATATCCAAACCGTACAAGTTCATGCCGGCTTCCAGCCTTAAAGTGTCACGAGCGCCCAAACCTGCTGGTGCTACGCCTGCATCTAATAGCTTTTGCCAGAAATTAGCGGTGTCGGCTTCAGGGATAATAATTTCGTAACCGTCTTCGCCAGTATAACCTGTGGTAGCAATAAATAAGTCGCCCGTCTGAACACCAAAAAACGGCTTCATTTCGGCAACTGCTTGCTGCTGTTCTTCAGTTAAAACCTTTGCTACTTTTGCTTTAGCGTTAGGCCCTTGCACTGCAATCATGCCAAAGTCTGAACGCTCAGAAATGACAACGTCAAAGTCAGCACTTTGCTTTGTTAGCCAAGCTAAATCTTTTTCACGCGTGGCAGAGTTAACAACAATACGGTAATTTTGTTCATCAAAGTGGTAAACGATTAAGTCATCAATTACACCGCCGTCATCATTAAGCATGCCTGTGTATAGCGCTTTGCCACTTGTTTTAAGTTTTTCAACATCGTTTGCCAGTAGACGGCGTAGGAAAGGTTTGGCTTGAGTGCCTTGAATATCAACGATGGTCATGTGCGATACGTCAAACATACCTGCGTCTTGCCTAACAGCGTGGTGCTCTTCTATTTGAGAGCCGTAGTTGATTGGCATTTCCCAACCATGAAAGTCGACCATTTTAGCGCCGGCTTCCAAATGTTTAGCATGTAACACGGTTTGATTTGTCATCGCACACCTTCAGAATTATTTTTTCAATACTCTTTCAGTACTACTCTTATTATTTTTGAGATTCAGCACTTTGAAAAAGATACAAAGAGGAATAATGGTGCAGGATTATACATTATGTGATCGGGATGTCACACCCATATCACATTAGTTTTACTAATATCAAAACATCTAATAAGTGAGCTAAGCAAATAATTCCTACTGGTATAACCAGTTAAAAATATCATTAACGCCTAAACAACATTACCATTACTTATCTGAATGATAAAAATGACGAATAAAGCGGAAGTAAGCGTTCAACTGCTAGGGCCTGTTGGCCCTAATGTACATCCTGATTATCGTGAGACAGCCTTGTAAGGGGCTTTGCTAAATCAGGTAAGTCGCCCTTCAAGCCCATTGCATTCTGAATAATTTGATGTTTTACGGGGGTTAACTTATCTGTTGCAGAAAGCCCAACACTTCGAACAAACTTTAACAATGGGTTAGTTCCGGTAAATAAACGCTTTAACCCTTCCATTGCAGCTATAACTGTTTGCGCTTCCGCTTTTCGCCAACGCTCGTAACTGCGTAAAGCGCTTACGTCACCAATGTCTTTTGATGCGGCTAATTGGCTTATGATGGTTTGCGCTAATGCAGCGGCATCCATTAAACCTAAATTCATACCCAACCCAGCTAATGGGTGTATGGTATGAGCAGCATCTCCCATTAATGCTACACGCGGTTTAATCCAATCTTGGCTATAACGCATGCGCAGTGGAATTGCAGTTCTGGCAGAAATAACGTTACACAATCCTAGCTGATTATTAAACGCAGCAGTTAATGCTTTGTTGAATTCTCTCTCTTCCATTGCGGTTAGTGCTTGCGCATGTTCATGCGAAGTCGACCACACAATAGAGCAAAGATGTGGCGCTGAATGGGATTCAGACTGTGCTTCAGGTTGTGCCTCATATTCTGCGTCATTCAGTGGTAAAAATGCCAATGGTCCAGTTGGCAAAAATATTTGCCGAGCAATCGACTGGTGCGGTAATTCAGTAGCAACGGTGGCAACTATTGCGGTGTGATCGTAGTCCCAAAATGTAAGCGGAAAATCAAACTGTTTTCTTACAAACGAATTTGCCCCATCCGCCGCTACAATTAATTTGCCAATAATCGGCGAACCGTTTTGAAGCGCAACCATGGCTTCACGCTCACCCACATTAATACTGTTACATTGCTGCTCAAACATTACGGTGACACTGTTGAGTGACGCTAAACGTGTTAGTAACGCTCTGCGAATGACGTTATTTTCTATAATATGACCGAGCCGTGGCTGGTGAATGCTTTGTGCTGAGAATTCGATAGCCCCAAAGCTATCTTGCTCGCATACGCTCATGCCCTGATAAGGTTGTAGCCGTTGCGATTCAATTAGCGGCCACACACCTAAGCGCTTAAAGATTGCTTCACTTGCCGCGCTTATTGCACTAACTCTGGTGTCTGGCAGTTTAGGTAAATCGTTCGGGAGCGGTTGGGCATCTATCACAACACAATTGATTTGCTTTTCACCTAGTGCAGCCGCCAACGTTAGTCCTACGCATCCGCCACCAACAATTATTACATCGGTTGAAATCAAAATTTATCCTCGTCACTGCCTGTGGTGTGATTCCATCCCATCGCTTGATGCGCAATAGGACGCTTTAAACAACTTAACATTTGCATACTGAATAAGCCTAGCGTACGACCAAAGGCAAGCGTTTTATAACTATTGGAAAATAAGCGAACCAGACCATCGGTTAACTGTATTACGCGCGTAATGTCTTTTTGTCTTTGCTGGCTGTAACATCTTATGAATGCGTAGTCGCCAAGTTCAGCCGAATGCTGTGTAGCCTGAGTAACCAATTCTGTTAGCGTAGTAATATCGCGTAGGCCTAAGTTGAACCCCTGTCCTGCTATAGGATGAACCGTATGCGATGCATTACCTAAAAACACGGTGCGATGAACCGCTGTCGTCTCTGCTTTTACTAACTGAAGAGGATAAGCACTTCGTTTGCCTACCTTAGTTAATTGTCCTGCGCGGTAGCCAAACACCTTATGCAATTCAGCTAGAAAGGTAGTTTCATCGCAATCAAGCAAATACTGATGGGCGCTTGGGGTAGTGGCATCAATGGTCCAGACTAATGAGTATCGATTATCGGTCAGCGGTAATAACGCAATAGGTCCAGACGCAGTAAATCGTTCATACGCTTTATTATGATGACCACCCGCCACTTCGATATTAGCGATGATAGCCGTTTGCTGGTAGTCCTCTACTTGGGTATTCACACCTAGCAGTTGCCGTACATTCGACTGAGCACCGTCAGCGGCAACAAGTAATTGAGTACGTACAACATCGCCTGACCTTAATGTAAGTACTTGCTCTTGCTGGGATGACGCTATTGCTTCAATTGAGTCTGGGCATTGCCATGTAATATTTGGTTGGCTTGCTGCTAATTGAGGGAATAGTAGTCCAAGTTGATTAACTTCGATAACGTAACCTAGGGCATCAATATTAAACTCGGCAGCAGATAAATAGGTTTTTCCGATATGGCCTTTGTCGGATATATGTATATGCTCGATGGGCTGAGCGTATTTTTTCAATTCGCGCCATACATCCAGTTGTTTAAAAGTGTTTACCGTTTCGTCGGCTAGCGCTAGCGCTCTGTTGTCAAAACTTGGATGGCGTTGCTCAGTTTCGGTAGTGGCAGGTTTAACAGCCTCAATAACCATTATATTCAACTGTGGACAAGACCGCGCAATAGCATAAGCTTGCAGCGCCCCTACCATTCCACCACCTGCAATAACGAGATCATATTTCATTGCTAACTGTTAAACCGTTTTATATTTATTAATATGCTGAGTTAATTATATGGTACGAACAAATCCATAAAAGGCTGTTAATATTAATCAACCTTTTTCATCAAGGCCTCTATTTCAGCGATAGTTTTTGGTACTGCCTGAGTGAGGTTGTCGTACCCGTGTTCTGTAATAAGGATATTGTCTTCTATACGGATCCCAATTCCTTTCCACTTGTCGTCAACCGCTTCGCTTTGGCTAATGTAGATACCAGGTTCAATGGTTAACACCATGCCCGGTTCGAACGGTCGCTCTACATCATTAATTTTGTATTCACCAACATCGTGTACATCTAGCCCCAGCCAATGCCCTAACCCATGCATATAAAACCGTTTATGCTGAGCTTGTTCGATTAATGCTTCAACATCGCCTTGCAAAATACCCAAAGACACCAAGCCTTGCGTAATAATGCGATTAACAACGTCTGCGGCTTGCTTGAGTGTACCGCCCGGCTTTGTATATTCTAGCGCGGCTAATTGTGCATCTAGCACGATTTGATATAACGCAGCTTGCTCTTTACTAAATTGACCATTAACCGGATACGTTCTGGTGATGTCGGCGGCATAACCTGCTAATTCGCACCCTGAATCAACTAACAGTAAGTCGCCGTCATGAAGCTCGGCGTTATTTTCGGTGTAATGCAGTATGCATGCGTTGTCACCACTACCCGCAATAGTGCCATAAGCCGGATAACGTGCTCCGTTCATTGCATAGTGATGATGTAATTCCGCTTCAATTTGAAACTCTGTAGCGCCTGGCTGCACAAATTGCATGGCGCGTTTATGTGCTTCACAAGAGATGGCTCCGGCCTGTCTCATTACCGCTATTTCAGCGTCCGATTTAAATAGTCGCATTTCGTGAACGATATGTCTGACATCGGTAATTTGCTGAGGCGCTTTCCAACCTTTTTTAGGATTACTACGTAATTTACTCAGTAAATCGAATATAAACGTATCAAATGCAGCGTAACTGCCTTGGCTAAAGTAAATATGCTGAACGCCATTTAAAATATCGATGAGTTGCCTTTCAGCTTCATCAAGGGAATAGGCTTGGTCGAACAGGAAGTTTTGTGCGGCTTGTTCTTGGCCGAAGCGTCTTCCCTGCCATATTTCTGCAACCGGATCTTTTGGCAAACAAAATAGCATAGACTGATTTTGGCTATTCGGAGTATTGTTGTCTGCTTTTATCAATACCAATATGGCGTCTGGCTCAGGGAATCCTGTTAAGTAATGGAAGTCACTGTCTTGACGAAAAGGAAATTCAGTATCACGACTACGGGTAACTTCAGAGGCTGCCGGAAACAATGCAACCGCGCCTGCTTCCATTTGCGCTAATACACGTTCACGACGCGCTTTAAATTCTGTTATCGCAATTGATGACATCATGGGACTGCTCATATTAATGCAAGGTAGGTTTTTTAGCTTTTATTGACTTCATTTGCTGATGAAATTCGGTGAAGCATAGTAAGGCCGATACACGCACATACTCAACAATTTCAAAGTAGGCTTCTTCTGCTTCTTCCTCTTCAGACATATCCGTATCCATTCGAGTGATTTCAGCAAAGTCATTAAGTGCCTCTTGCACATCATCAGAGGCATCTTTTAAATCTGTTTTACGTACGCCAAAGCCAACTAAGAAGCCTTGAATCCAACCAATTAAACTTTCGATGCGGTCTGAAAGTGGCTCGTCATCGTCGGGAAGTAATGGCATAAACTGGAGATCGGTATCTGATAAACCATCTTTAGTTTCCAGATACATTGAATATAAAGGTTGCTTTAATGCTTTCGCAAAATTTTGACCATCATTAATTAAGTCGCTTAATAATGTAAGTACGTCGTCCTGCTCTGTTTCTTCTACTTCACCCGACACCATGCCAGTAACAATGCCATGCACTTCATAAGGGGTGGCGTAAATATCAAACTGATCGAATAAACTTTGAAGATTTTTTATGTTGATATAAATGTCATCAGACATGGATTCTACGCTCTTTTTAAATTCATTAGTTTGATCCTATCACTAGGTTTCGCACTATACCAGTTAACACACTCTAATATTATAAATCACTAAAAGTACAACGATTATAAAAGCGCCAAACAAAAGTTAATAAATAAATTATCAGTATATTTTTATATTACGACTTGTTTTTATGGCATTGACCCTCACTAAAAATGAATACGTTAAATTCAACCGCCTTTTATTTAATGATTTTGCTGCTTTATGCATTGAATATCTCTTGAATACTGGTGGCGCTAACGTTATAGTGCGCATCCTTTTTTTGGTGGACTTTCAGGGACTTATAAAGTGCATGTTAAAGAGGTGAATTTTTAGCTTTTCTATTACAGTTAAGCCAGTAAACAACTAAATGGAATTTAGAGTTAAGGCGGTATAATGCAAAATAAACAAGTAGTTATTACTCTTTTAGAAAAACAATATACCTTTCGTTGTCCCGAAGGCAAAGAACATGAGCTGTTTAAAACAGCAAGTAAGCTTGAAGAAAGATTGCTTGATGCTAAAAAGCACTCTAAGCTTCAAGGAAACGAAAACGCCTTAGTATTAACCGCTTTTAATATTTGTCATGAACTGCTTGAACTTCAGTCTAAATATGACTCGCTTAGTCAAACCGTTGAGAAACAAGCAGTAGAAATAGCAGATAAGTCTGAAAAACTCGATGCGTTGGCTCATATGACGCAAAGCATTGAAGAACAATTGGCTGAAGTTAAAAGTGCGAGCACGCAGTTGAATGCGGATATCAATACCAACATCAACATTCAAGACGGTGAATCAATTAACGAGCCAAATGAAGCTATCGCGGTTGAAGCGACCGCTACAGAACAGCAAAAAAATAACCAAAGCGTGCCACAGGCATCCCATAAAAGTGCCAACTCAATGCAGTTTATGGATGAAGACCACTACATGAACAACAGCTTGGCTCAGGCTGTGAGACTTAATCAAAATAGTGGCAAAAACAACTTAAGTAGCTTTATGGTTGAAAATCCTGATACCGGCACAGTTGCAACCAATGGCACAAATAGCTCAACAAATAAAAGCGCTGAACCTAAACAGTCTGATTCTAAAAAGCCTGAAGCTAAAAAGCATTTTGATTACAAGGCAAAAGGAAAGCGAAAGAAGCGTAGATAATGTATATTTAAATGTAACTTTTTAAGTGCTTTGTGTGATTTAAAAAAGTTATCATTTAAATACGTATTATGTTCCCTGGGGTGTTTGCAATTTAGCAGCGAGTCCCTAGCCGATAAACTTACAACAGGGATTTATATTCTTTGCTATTGTGCAAGCCTGGCATGTACCGGGAAGCCTACGGCTTAGATGTAAGTTCCGCCTTGAACCTACGGTTCAAGGGCAACTGCTTCATGCGGCACACTCGGGGAACACCATTTTTTATTAGTGCAATGCACTACTACACCTCTTTTTAGCTCTGTTCACTGATACCTTGCTCAGGCCTAACCCCAAACGTGTTTGAATTAAAATGTAACAATAAAAATACGCTTTCTTGCTTTGTTTAAAGCTTCTCCAAATAAATTTCTACTATCTTTTAATAACCCATCAACAAACACACTTACGCTTGGGGAGCACTGACTAAAAGAGTTAAGTTGGTGCTAAAGCACACTGCAAAGGAAGATACGTTATGAAAATCTTAAATACTGCAATTGTAGCTGCTACGCTAGTATTCGCTGCGCATTCTAATGCCGCAATATATGAGTTTATTCCGACCGATAATAGCGACGATACGAAGTTGTGCGTTAATGCTGCTAAAGATAAAAAAAGTAAATTAATGCGCCAAATAAGTAAACTAAACTTAACCAGAGTCTATGTGGCGAATACCGTTGAATGTAATGATAAAAACATTACTTTATTTGCCGAGCAATATGGCGCTACTAAAGTGTTTTCTTTTTTAAATAAATATAAACGCATCCCTCAAGGCTCTGTCACCATCAAAGAAATATCTGAAAAGCCGGAATAACAAAACGGAGCGGTCTTCAATCTATCTTAGCCATCAGCTAGCTTTCGTTGATGGCTTGGTTCAACGCTATTGCTTGTCTTTATCTGGATGATTTTCAGCAGCAGGGATTAATTCTTCAATAATTTTTCTAGCGGTTATTAATTCTCTGCCGTGAGCAAACCTTATTGTTGTTTGCTCGTTAATTCCTGTGATCCCCGTAAACGTCTCTCCCCAGCCGAACTCTTCACTGAACACAAGTGTACTTGGAGGAATAGATAAGATTTGCTCGTTATCATCTTTTGACATTAGGTTTCCTTAAGTTGTAAAACTCGTTTACTTATGTGGTGTTAAGACTGCCGAATTATACTCGTGTGGTTATAAGTTGCACCTCATAATAATAATTGCAGCACATAATCACTCTAATTGTGTGATGAAAGTCCGGTTGTTAGCATTTTAGCGGTAATTTTAGCCATTGCTGATAACCCGTGGGATTGCTCATATACGCCATCGTTAAGTAAGCGACTTAAACCATGTAACGTTGCCCAACAGACTTGTGCCATCCGCAAAGCGGACTCTTCACTAGCGAGTACGTTTGCTTTTTGTAAGTCCCCTATCCACTGAACCCACGATTGAAAGCTTTGTTTAGAAATATGTTTCAACGCATCACTAGGTTGACCAAGCTTCCAAATTTCTTTACCAAACATTAAGTCATAAGTAGCAGAGTTTTTGTTGGCAAATTCTATATACGCCATCACATATTCTTCAAACACAGCCTTATTATTTTGTTGGTTATTGCTGTCACTGGCACTGCTGTCAGTATCATCAGTTTTTGTATACCGTTTTAACAACGCTATTTGTTTATTAAAACCCGCCGCTGCAATAG
This is a stretch of genomic DNA from Flocculibacter collagenilyticus. It encodes these proteins:
- the gcvP gene encoding aminomethyl-transferring glycine dehydrogenase, whose translation is MTNTTVNSLEHLEQKQDFIQRHIGPDAVQTEAMLNSMGLNSMDELISQTVPESIKLPQSLNIGDSRTEVDALNYLKSIAKENKVFKSYIGNGYHPTLTPNVILRNVLENPGWYTAYTPYQPEIAQGRLEALLNFQQITLDLTGMELASASLLDEATAAAEAMALAKRVSKNKKANTYFIADDVHPQTIDVVRMRAEMFGFDIVVGNKNEIADREDIFGALLQYTSTSGEINNIEPIIAAAQANKAVVAIAADIMSLMLLKSPGSMGADVVLGSAQRFGVPMCYGGPHAAFFATKDKHKRSLPGRIIGVSKDRRGNPALRMAMQTREQHIRREKANSNICTAQVLLANMASFYAVYHGPVGLKTIAQRIHRLTDILASGLQKSGVQLMHDTWFDTITFKTDHKADIIARAEQHQVNLRSDIDGAISISLSEATTRQDIAELFDIILNKQHGLDVEQLDDEVMANGTNAIPEEFVRQDAVLTHANFNSYHSETDMLRYIKRLENKDLALNHSMISLGSCTMKLNATAEMIPITWPEFANMHPFCPNEQAKGYHKMINELSDWLIDITGYDALSMQPNSGAQGEYAGLIAIQKYHESRGDSHRNICLIPSSAHGTNPASAQMASMKVVVVECDKKGNIDIADLTAKATELKDQLSCLMVTYPSTHGVYEETIQQICDIVHENGGQVYMDGANMNAQVGITSPGFIGSDVSHLNLHKTFCIPHGGGGPGMGPIGVKSHLAPFLPNHPVMKLEGTGENNGAVSAAQFGSAGILPISWAYIAMMGDDGLKQATEYAILNANYLANQLSQHYPILYTGRNGRIAHECIVDLRPLKEATGITEMDVAKRLMDYGFHAPTMSFPVAGTLMIEPTESESKFEIDRFIEAMVAIRGEIAKVESGEWTLDNNPLHFAPHTQQDVLDPEWNRAYDRQYAAFPVASVANDKFWPTVSRIDDVYGDRNLICSCPAVESYRDE
- the gcvH gene encoding glycine cleavage system protein GcvH; protein product: MSNIPEDLKYATSHEWVRNEGDGTFTVGITEHAQELLGDMVFVELPEVGDDVDAGDDCAVAESVKAASDIYSPLSGEIVAVNGDLEDSPETVNSDPYGDGWLFKVKASDDSELSNLLDAEGYQNSIDED
- the gcvT gene encoding glycine cleavage system aminomethyltransferase GcvT encodes the protein MTNQTVLHAKHLEAGAKMVDFHGWEMPINYGSQIEEHHAVRQDAGMFDVSHMTIVDIQGTQAKPFLRRLLANDVEKLKTSGKALYTGMLNDDGGVIDDLIVYHFDEQNYRIVVNSATREKDLAWLTKQSADFDVVISERSDFGMIAVQGPNAKAKVAKVLTEEQQQAVAEMKPFFGVQTGDLFIATTGYTGEDGYEIIIPEADTANFWQKLLDAGVAPAGLGARDTLRLEAGMNLYGLDMDETVSPLAANMGWTIAWQPEERDFIGRTALEQQKAQGTDKLVGLVLEEKGVLRSGLKVIVDGGEGVITSGTFSPTLGHSIAMARVPASVGDTAQVEMRKKLVTVKVIKPSFVRQGKKVF
- a CDS encoding FAD-dependent monooxygenase is translated as MISTDVIIVGGGCVGLTLAAALGEKQINCVVIDAQPLPNDLPKLPDTRVSAISAASEAIFKRLGVWPLIESQRLQPYQGMSVCEQDSFGAIEFSAQSIHQPRLGHIIENNVIRRALLTRLASLNSVTVMFEQQCNSINVGEREAMVALQNGSPIIGKLIVAADGANSFVRKQFDFPLTFWDYDHTAIVATVATELPHQSIARQIFLPTGPLAFLPLNDAEYEAQPEAQSESHSAPHLCSIVWSTSHEHAQALTAMEEREFNKALTAAFNNQLGLCNVISARTAIPLRMRYSQDWIKPRVALMGDAAHTIHPLAGLGMNLGLMDAAALAQTIISQLAASKDIGDVSALRSYERWRKAEAQTVIAAMEGLKRLFTGTNPLLKFVRSVGLSATDKLTPVKHQIIQNAMGLKGDLPDLAKPLTRLSHDNQDVH
- the ubiH gene encoding 2-octaprenyl-6-methoxyphenyl hydroxylase, giving the protein MKYDLVIAGGGMVGALQAYAIARSCPQLNIMVIEAVKPATTETEQRHPSFDNRALALADETVNTFKQLDVWRELKKYAQPIEHIHISDKGHIGKTYLSAAEFNIDALGYVIEVNQLGLLFPQLAASQPNITWQCPDSIEAIASSQQEQVLTLRSGDVVRTQLLVAADGAQSNVRQLLGVNTQVEDYQQTAIIANIEVAGGHHNKAYERFTASGPIALLPLTDNRYSLVWTIDATTPSAHQYLLDCDETTFLAELHKVFGYRAGQLTKVGKRSAYPLQLVKAETTAVHRTVFLGNASHTVHPIAGQGFNLGLRDITTLTELVTQATQHSAELGDYAFIRCYSQQRQKDITRVIQLTDGLVRLFSNSYKTLAFGRTLGLFSMQMLSCLKRPIAHQAMGWNHTTGSDEDKF
- the pepP gene encoding Xaa-Pro aminopeptidase — translated: MSSIAITEFKARRERVLAQMEAGAVALFPAASEVTRSRDTEFPFRQDSDFHYLTGFPEPDAILVLIKADNNTPNSQNQSMLFCLPKDPVAEIWQGRRFGQEQAAQNFLFDQAYSLDEAERQLIDILNGVQHIYFSQGSYAAFDTFIFDLLSKLRSNPKKGWKAPQQITDVRHIVHEMRLFKSDAEIAVMRQAGAISCEAHKRAMQFVQPGATEFQIEAELHHHYAMNGARYPAYGTIAGSGDNACILHYTENNAELHDGDLLLVDSGCELAGYAADITRTYPVNGQFSKEQAALYQIVLDAQLAALEYTKPGGTLKQAADVVNRIITQGLVSLGILQGDVEALIEQAQHKRFYMHGLGHWLGLDVHDVGEYKINDVERPFEPGMVLTIEPGIYISQSEAVDDKWKGIGIRIEDNILITEHGYDNLTQAVPKTIAEIEALMKKVD
- a CDS encoding UPF0149 family protein gives rise to the protein MSDDIYINIKNLQSLFDQFDIYATPYEVHGIVTGMVSGEVEETEQDDVLTLLSDLINDGQNFAKALKQPLYSMYLETKDGLSDTDLQFMPLLPDDDEPLSDRIESLIGWIQGFLVGFGVRKTDLKDASDDVQEALNDFAEITRMDTDMSEEEEAEEAYFEIVEYVRVSALLCFTEFHQQMKSIKAKKPTLH
- a CDS encoding cell division protein ZapA — protein: MQNKQVVITLLEKQYTFRCPEGKEHELFKTASKLEERLLDAKKHSKLQGNENALVLTAFNICHELLELQSKYDSLSQTVEKQAVEIADKSEKLDALAHMTQSIEEQLAEVKSASTQLNADINTNINIQDGESINEPNEAIAVEATATEQQKNNQSVPQASHKSANSMQFMDEDHYMNNSLAQAVRLNQNSGKNNLSSFMVENPDTGTVATNGTNSSTNKSAEPKQSDSKKPEAKKHFDYKAKGKRKKRR
- a CDS encoding DUF3718 domain-containing protein, producing MKILNTAIVAATLVFAAHSNAAIYEFIPTDNSDDTKLCVNAAKDKKSKLMRQISKLNLTRVYVANTVECNDKNITLFAEQYGATKVFSFLNKYKRIPQGSVTIKEISEKPE
- a CDS encoding TetR/AcrR family transcriptional regulator; the encoded protein is MVKAKYHHGDLNKSLLEAATQIIKENGVDSLSMRKLADKVGVSRTAPYHHFKDKNALLCAIAAAGFNKQIALLKRYTKTDDTDSSASDSNNQQNNKAVFEEYVMAYIEFANKNSATYDLMFGKEIWKLGQPSDALKHISKQSFQSWVQWIGDLQKANVLASEESALRMAQVCWATLHGLSRLLNDGVYEQSHGLSAMAKITAKMLTTGLSSHN